The nucleotide window CACACACACACACACACACACACACACACACAATTGTGATGTAAGCAAGCTCTTATATTATAAACGCTACGTTAGCGGTAAACGGAATTTCTGGTTACCGCATTTCCTTGTTCCTGACCTTACCATTACCCCCTGTCATGTTGAGCGACCTGCGAAGGGTCCCCTGATGAGAGTCACTTTGGGTAATCGTCCTGCTCTCGTCGCTATGGCATTGGGCGATTTCCCCACCGACGCTGCTGCCGGGGTGATGTCTCCGGGGGGATTTCGCTATTCGCTCAGGAGGACAGCGTAAAGCAATTGGATAATAAACAAATAAATAATACATAACAACCAGATACAACACAATGAAGAATCGAATCATAACCGGCCTGCTGATAACGGCCGCTTTAGCCGCCGGATGCAACGACGAACTCATTCCCGAGGCGGAAACGACGGCATCGGGAGGCATAGGCGATCCGGTAACGGTGCAACTCTCGCTCGACCTGGCGGCGTATAACCTGCTGCCGGGAACGGAAGGCCGTAGCGCAGAGACTTTCCGGCCGGTAAGGGCTTCGTCTCCCGTGATGGACGTAGAACTGACGGTTGTCCCCGATACGGCGGCGTATTCCGGGACGCGGGCGGGAGAACCGGGACTCGAATATGCTGTGTGGGGATACGCCGTATTCCAGTTCGACGGGACGGCCGCTAAATCGAAACTGGTAAGCAAGCAGTATGTCAATTGCCCCGACGGGGTGATCGACCCTCGAAGCATTACCCTTAACAAGCAAGAGGGGAGACAACGCATCGTGGTTATCGGCAATGTGCTCGAGTCTGATTTTAGTCGACTCAATGTAGGTGGATGGTATAGTGTTTATGAGACGCTGCAAAATGATTTTAAACTTTCGACGGGAATGCCTCGATTTCCGTTAAACACTTACGGTAATCCGGAAAAAGATAAAATTGTTATTTGCGGGCAGACCGACGTAACGCTTACCGCCGCCAATCCCATTCAGGTTTCTATCCCGTTGCTGCGTTCCGTCTCGAAAATGAATTTCAATATTCAGGTAGAGGATTCCCTGCAAGCAAAATTCAATACCTGGGATGTGAGTGTGTTTGTTCCGGATATAAGTTTTTACAACATTATGGGGCGTATACCCGTTTTTCCGAACGTTTATAATGCTGTAGGCTTGGCACTGCTGACGGGGCATCAGGGAGGCGAGTTACCACCCTTGTCGACCTACGTGCCCGTGAGTTTGCAACACGATGTACCCGGTACATCGTTTACCGAACGGGTAAATAACGCCCCGGTAGGGAACATTTACCTGCAGATAACCGCCAAAAATGTGGTCGGCGGGGTGGGAAAAGAGGTGGTGGTGTACAAAATACCCCTCGGGATGAATTTCGAAGAAAGTTACAGCATACAGCCCAATTGCGAACTGAATTATACGATCCGCCTGAAAGGGGTTTCTGAAAAAGATCCTCACGTGGTGAGAGTTGTTCCGGGATATTTTGCCGGCGGGTTGAAAGCCTGGAACGACGCCGGGGGCGAGGTGCCTGTTAACGATGCAGGGGCCGTGAAATTCCGGTACGCCAAACGCATAGAGGTATATTCTTTACCTCTTGCAGACCCCATTAATCCCCCCGGTAGTTCTCCCTCGAGTATGAGTTTTTGGATTACCCGTAATGGATCTACTCTTCCTTTAGATATTATAAGGAATATGACTTCTTATACCGATGGTTTCGAAAATACGAAAGCCGCTATGGCGGAACCCGATCCTTGGATAGGAATCCGGCCGGCGATCGCTTGTTATCGGCTTAACGGGCTGCAGCCTTCCGATGGGTATAGCCCCGCCGACTGGTACCTGCCCTCTGTCGTAGAGACAATTGGGGTGGCTTCTGCGAAAAACATATTTCCTCCCTCCGAGGAAGGGCGTTTCGGCATTTGGTCATCTACTTGTAATTTGTTGTATAAGGTCGAAAGCGGTCCGTATGCTTATAGTGCGGATGTTAAAAGTTCAATTATATCCTTAAATACATTTAATATCATGTATTATGTGAGAGCGGTACGCCAGATAAATGATTAATCGGGAAACAAACAACACAATGAAACGTAAAGAAATGAATAAGATTTTATACCGGATATGCCTGTGCGCGGCAGCCCTTTACGCGGGTGGTTTTACCGGAGCCTCGGCGCAGTACATCCTAAAAGAGACGCTCCCTGGCTTTAGTGCCCCGGTAGCGGTATTTTATGCCGACGGCATGCCCGATGCGGCGGTATGGCCCTTCGGTACGAATCTGATGAGGAACGGGGCCACGATACGCCACAACACGAGCGGGGGAAATGAAAACAACCCGAATATCAACGGCCGGGTACCGGCGCGGTTTATCGTGGCGCCGGCCGACATCGCTCCCGGTACGTGGGCGAATGTGTCGGGCTTTGAAGATGCCGCCAATTATAATACTAAAGCCGATTTTACCAAGCCTGTCGCCGGCGCCGGTTGCCGGGGGTTAACTACGGGCGGGCGAAGTTGGCGGTTGCCCACCGTAGGGGAATTGCTGATGATACGCATCTTTCAGGAAGCGGTCGACGCCATTTATCCCGCTCATCCCATGATAGAGGGGGAATACTGGTCTTCGACAGAAAGTACAACAAGTGGTAATTCATATTCTGTCGTTTTCGGCTTTCCGGCTACCGGTGACGCGTATCTTGCCGTATATACTCAATGGTACAACAGTTCAAAACCGCTCCCCGTTCGGAATGCCCGATGCGTCAGCGATTATTGAAGGGAGATGTCCCCCTCTTGTTATTATGAGGCGGAACCGGGGGATCTCTCGGGACGTCACTAAGGCGTAAACGATTATGGGGCGATTACCCGAAGTGAAACGGGCAGGGGATTTATTGCTGTCATTCACGATAATAAAGGGACTCAGGACAACAGGTGCTCGGTATTATTTAAATATTTCGGTATACGATAATTCTTTAGCATCGGCATATTCGGTAAGTAAACAGCCGGTAAGCCTTACTGCGTTTCCGAGTTGCTCCCCGCCGGAGTAGGCATTGATGATAATTAGTATTTCACGAGTAGCCAGGGTGAGTTTCGTACGTTCTTCGTCGCTGGTGGGAGTCCCGATAGGCCCGGTCCTGTCTCTGTAAACCGGGAGACCTTCGATGTTGAGTAATCCTCGCCCGATGCCCTGGAATTCTTCGTTTGCGTTTCCTACTCCCAAAATCAGATCGCCGTTTATTTTTTCTGCATCGAACCCTCCGATTGAAAAACCGGTATGCATCGATACCAGGTTGATAAGATCGACTAAAGTAGAGATTCGATACAGTTCCATTCCTTTTACGATACGTCGGCAGAGAGCCTCTGCCGAGGGCCGGTAGCGATTGGGATCTTTTCCCAATGCTTTGTAAGCCGCTCGGGTAGAACGTATCGCTTCCCGTTTATTGATATCCGGTAAAGTATAGGTTTCCTTAATCCTTCGACTTTCTGCGTCGATTTCTTGCCAAAGCCGCGGGTTAAGGGCCGAGTTATGCACTTTAGCCGTTATAACGGCAGCATCGAATTGAGGGCATACCGATAAAAACTTTTCGGAAACAGTCACTTTTATTCCGGTCATTTCTTCAGGATATTTACGATTTCTGCTACATACATGCGGTGGTATCCCGCGCCGTTGTACCATTTTCCGGGAATATCGGTCTCGATAAAATTTGTTTTTTTCAGGTCGTCATAATACAGTTTCCGGCATTCGAGTGTCAGGCGCGATTGTTCGAAAATGATATTTCCTCTCTCGGTAATACGAGGAATGAGGCCGGTCTCTTTAATTTTATCGGTATCGCGCCCCGATTTGCTTCCGCATATTTTGTGTATTCCTTTGTTTTCTTCTCCGAGAAAAGAGAGGGTAAAATCTTGGTTGGCTTCGATAAACTCGTAGGTATATCGTTCGGGTCGGATAAAAACGAAAACAACGGGTTTATTCCATAAAAAACCGATTCCTCCCCAACTGGCAGTCATCGTATTGAATTTTTCTTTTGTTCCGGCTGTTACCAGCATCCATTCTTTCCCGATGGTTTCAAAAAAGTTTTCATCGAGATCTGTTACATTTATTTTTTCCATAAACCTACTATTTATACTGGGAAATGTTCATGATACTGATTCAATTAATTTTCTTAGATGCTCTTTTGACCAATTCCGCAAGAGTATAGCGGCATAGCAAGCCGAAATTAGGAACATGACTCATATAATCACAGTGAAACCGGTCTTGTTGCGGCCAATCCCGTCTTATTTTACCTTGCCGGTTTTTCTCTTTTAGAATTATTTAGTCGCAGAATTATACACCTAATTCTCTTTTTAACCACACCTTCATCACGGGATCGGGAATAATGGTTTGACGCTTTTCGATCTCGATAAGCTCTTTCTTGACCAATGCCCGCTTTACGATGCTGACATTAGCCGATGAACCGAGTTGATATTTCTGCAAAACCTCTTGCGTGGTAAATTCGCTATGGACTCCATCAATAATGGCTCGCAAAAAATTCATCTGATAGGTCGTTAGGCTTTCGGTCTGCTTCTCGAACAACGGTGTATTCTGGTCGATGATATCCTGATATGCCTCCTCGAAATCCTTCTCCGTGGCAACTTTATCCGTATGAATCCATACCAGCCACGCCAACTGCTGCACATACGAAGAGTGATTATCCACTCTCTGACAGATTTTTTCGGCTAACTCTTTCGAAATCCGCTTTCCCGTAGCTTCGAAACGGCCACAAATATAATCCACCCAGTTCGCCGTCCCGATTTTTGTCAAATAGATAGCGTCTCCGAATTTATAGAACGGAAGGCTTCTTTTTTCAAAAAGTTCGTTCATCAAGTGTTTTTTGCTGCCGAATAAGCAGTAAGATACCGAATTCTGTAATTGCCAGATCGAGCGTAACCGCTTCTGGAATGTTTTGGAATCTTTGAATTCTGCAATTTGCTGGAACTCGTCGATGCAAATAACGATATTACAACCTTTTTTTTGCGCTATCTTTTCAGGGAGTTGCAGGATTTCATCGATCTCGTTGCTCTTGGGATTCATTTCAAGCGATATTGAAAAATCCGTCATCGGATCGGTTCCCATCGATATTTTAGGACTGATTCGTGAAAGAAATAATTTGGCATGCTCCAACCATTCATCCAACTTTGAAGAGGTTTGTTTGAGAATGGCCGAAGCAAATGCGTCATAGAAATCCTTGTCACTACGGCAAGAAAAAATATCGATATAAACGACCTTCAATTTGTCGGACTGCGCCAAGCGACACGCTTTCTGCACCAAAGAGGTTTTACCCCAACGGCGAGGCGAGATCAATACCGTATTCACTCCATGCTGGAAATTCAATACCAGTCGAGAGGTCTCTTTTTCCCGGTCGGTGAAATTATCGCCCGATGTTGCAACACCGAATATGAAAGGTTTTTTCTCCATAATCTTCAAATGTAATTCCAAGCACAAAGATAAGTAATATATCTATTACTAATAACATTATTACTAATAAATTTGTTTTAGGCCATGCTTTTCTCTTCAAAATCTGCTGTCTACTCCTCGATAACGGGCTTCTTACTTTCCCTCTTATCGACATCCAAGGTATATGCATGAGGCAAGTGTTTCACCCTAATGAAAGTGATTATGTCTATTCATTTGCCACTACACTATTCGTCCGGCATCGTACAACCTCTTTGCCTCTGCTTGCAGATGGCATGGCAACCTTCGTAAGAAAATTGGAAGATCTTACAAATTTAAACGTTATCTTTAAAGAAGCAATAAAGCGGAAGGCCTGAATGCGATCACCGGATCAATTTATCGCCTCTTATATGGTAATTTCGAAAAAATGGTTTATATTCGTATCAAATTAACAAATTCAGATTTTATGGAAAATTTATTATTCTCGGTAAGAGATTCGGTAAAAACAGGCTGGAAGCTGGCGAAAAATAACCTCGTGGTTTTATGCGGGCTGATTCTGGCTTATACAACGATTTATTATGCGGTATATTTTACGTTTTTGCCGTCGAACAAACCTGATTTCGGTTTTTGGGTTACGATGTTATTCTTGCTGTTGTTTTCGGTGGTATTTTCTTTGGGCTTTTATAAGTTATGTCTCGATATTGTCGACGGTAAAGACGCCGAATTTTCGGCTTTTAAGGAAGGGTTAAAGAAATTAAAGACGTATTTAGTTCTGGTATTTATTTATCTCGGTTTTATTATTGTCGTTTCTGTTTTGTTTACGTTTGTATTTTTACTGATCGTTTTGGTTTCCGGTGCGCATAATTACGCGGCGGCTATGAATCCCG belongs to Coprobacter tertius and includes:
- a CDS encoding B3/B4 domain-containing protein — its product is MTGIKVTVSEKFLSVCPQFDAAVITAKVHNSALNPRLWQEIDAESRRIKETYTLPDINKREAIRSTRAAYKALGKDPNRYRPSAEALCRRIVKGMELYRISTLVDLINLVSMHTGFSIGGFDAEKINGDLILGVGNANEEFQGIGRGLLNIEGLPVYRDRTGPIGTPTSDEERTKLTLATREILIIINAYSGGEQLGNAVRLTGCLLTEYADAKELSYTEIFK
- a CDS encoding flavin reductase family protein; its protein translation is MEKINVTDLDENFFETIGKEWMLVTAGTKEKFNTMTASWGGIGFLWNKPVVFVFIRPERYTYEFIEANQDFTLSFLGEENKGIHKICGSKSGRDTDKIKETGLIPRITERGNIIFEQSRLTLECRKLYYDDLKKTNFIETDIPGKWYNGAGYHRMYVAEIVNILKK
- a CDS encoding DUF1566 domain-containing protein, whose translation is MKRKEMNKILYRICLCAAALYAGGFTGASAQYILKETLPGFSAPVAVFYADGMPDAAVWPFGTNLMRNGATIRHNTSGGNENNPNINGRVPARFIVAPADIAPGTWANVSGFEDAANYNTKADFTKPVAGAGCRGLTTGGRSWRLPTVGELLMIRIFQEAVDAIYPAHPMIEGEYWSSTESTTSGNSYSVVFGFPATGDAYLAVYTQWYNSSKPLPVRNARCVSDY
- a CDS encoding AAA family ATPase — its product is MEKKPFIFGVATSGDNFTDREKETSRLVLNFQHGVNTVLISPRRWGKTSLVQKACRLAQSDKLKVVYIDIFSCRSDKDFYDAFASAILKQTSSKLDEWLEHAKLFLSRISPKISMGTDPMTDFSISLEMNPKSNEIDEILQLPEKIAQKKGCNIVICIDEFQQIAEFKDSKTFQKRLRSIWQLQNSVSYCLFGSKKHLMNELFEKRSLPFYKFGDAIYLTKIGTANWVDYICGRFEATGKRISKELAEKICQRVDNHSSYVQQLAWLVWIHTDKVATEKDFEEAYQDIIDQNTPLFEKQTESLTTYQMNFLRAIIDGVHSEFTTQEVLQKYQLGSSANVSIVKRALVKKELIEIEKRQTIIPDPVMKVWLKRELGV